One part of the Aurantibacillus circumpalustris genome encodes these proteins:
- a CDS encoding Kelch repeat-containing protein yields the protein MKLLFTFLFLNFSVSAQLWIQLPDFPALKRDDGVAVVVNNKAYFGTGLIEWAATIDFHVLDLTNYSWSTMSTMPGTTERQYACAFAGNNCFYVFGGDGVGGALNSMYKYDTATNTWIAVASKPGNGLIGAVCMNFGDKVIISGGKFQNGKASAEVWEYTISNDSWVQKNNYPFSGRWRASATVHNNSGYLIFGRDSSGFYRKELYRYTPATDNWSKITNFALPEGRVYSSLNVASGKLFVFGGQDSLNHFYKDIWYFNESDSSWLQGPDIPGVGRRGGMSCALGTNFFYSCGLGEGDKRLTETWVTDIPVGIKENYLSNNFSIFPNPVNSMLTIETPEQHFENLNCNYEDLFGRTLGNLRPINSSDFDLSELNPGVYIFKFYSENKLIAVKKILKN from the coding sequence ATGAAATTACTTTTTACTTTCCTATTCCTGAATTTTAGTGTTTCGGCTCAACTTTGGATTCAGCTTCCTGATTTCCCTGCATTAAAACGTGATGACGGCGTCGCAGTGGTGGTAAATAATAAAGCTTATTTCGGTACTGGTTTAATTGAATGGGCTGCTACCATTGATTTTCATGTTTTAGATCTTACCAATTATTCCTGGTCCACTATGTCTACTATGCCTGGCACCACAGAAAGGCAATATGCCTGTGCCTTCGCAGGAAACAACTGTTTTTATGTGTTTGGTGGTGATGGTGTTGGTGGCGCGCTTAACAGCATGTATAAGTATGACACTGCAACTAATACGTGGATAGCAGTAGCTTCTAAGCCTGGTAATGGCTTAATTGGTGCGGTTTGCATGAATTTTGGCGATAAGGTTATCATTAGTGGTGGTAAATTTCAAAACGGCAAAGCAAGTGCTGAAGTATGGGAATACACTATAAGTAATGACTCCTGGGTTCAAAAAAATAATTATCCTTTTTCCGGAAGATGGCGTGCAAGCGCCACTGTGCATAACAATTCAGGTTATCTGATATTTGGGCGCGACAGTTCTGGTTTCTATCGCAAAGAGTTATACAGGTATACACCTGCGACAGACAACTGGAGCAAGATTACCAATTTTGCTTTACCTGAAGGCAGAGTGTATTCTTCTTTAAATGTGGCCAGTGGCAAGCTGTTTGTGTTTGGGGGACAGGATAGTCTGAACCATTTTTATAAAGATATTTGGTATTTCAATGAGTCCGATTCCTCTTGGCTGCAAGGTCCTGATATACCCGGTGTTGGCAGAAGAGGTGGAATGAGTTGTGCTCTGGGAACTAATTTTTTTTATAGCTGCGGGCTTGGTGAAGGCGATAAGCGTTTAACAGAGACCTGGGTGACCGATATTCCTGTTGGCATAAAAGAAAATTATTTGTCAAACAATTTTTCAATATTTCCTAATCCTGTAAATAGCATGCTTACTATTGAAACCCCGGAACAACACTTTGAAAATTTAAATTGCAATTATGAAGATTTGTTCGGAAGAACATTGGGCAATCTGAGACCAATAAATTCAAGTGATTTTGATCTTTCCGAATTAAATCCCGGAGTATATATTTTTAAATTTTATTCGGAAAACAAATTGATTGCGGTTAAAAAAATTCTAAAAAACTAA